The region GATCGCCTCGGTATGGCCTACAAGCAGGCCCGCCTTCTCGCCGCCGCAGAAAACGTTATCCAGCCCCTCCACCTTGAGGGTGTCGTCGCGCGGCAGCATCCCCAGGTAGCGCATCGAGTTGCCGATACCGCCCGAATACGGGTCCTCGAACCGGGCGCTCTCGAAGCCGGGGATCTGACGGAGAATATCGAGCGGGTAGTAAGCCGACATCAGCTTGGCATGGCCGGTGTCGAGCAAAATGACGTTCTCGGCGAACTCCTTGAGCGCGTACTGCTGGCAGGCTTTCTGGCCAAGCGACTCCATACTCTTGCGCAGGTGGTCGGGGATAGGCACGACCACCACCCCGGTGCGGTTAAGCTCCTCGGTGATCTTGTGGGACAGCGACTCCTTATGAAGCTTGCACGATCCGCTCATCGCCCCCAGCGTGCCGTCGGCCTTCTGGCCCATGATCTCGGGTACCCCGGCCTTGGCGGCGATCGAGAACCGCGGCCCAAACGTCGGGCAACGGTAAACGCACATCGCGCAGCCGTTGCCGTACTTCATGCAGTTGCCCTGCGGCCCGGCGGTGCCGGCGGCATCCACGAACACGTCGCCGGTTGCCGTAACGTCTGGTTCTCCGTGGTGGCCCTCGCCGACAACCTTCGTTATCCTGTTGCCGTCCTTCTCGATGTCCTTTATGCGGCAGTGCATATGCAGCTTAACGCCGGCCTTTTCCAGCGCCTTTCTCACCGCCGGTTCGATCAACGCCACATCGTACAGCGTAGCATGCTTATGGCCGGGAAACTCGATATTCTTGTGGCGGGCATTCTCATCCGCCACCGTGAAGAGATCGCCGCCGCCCATGGCCAGCATCTCCTCGGTGGCGGTAAAGCGACCGTTGTTGCGCATAATGCCGCCCACCAGCCCGGTGCCCAGCAGCATATCGGCGCGCTCGAACAGTTCCACCTCGCAGCCCGCCTTGCGGGCCGCCAGGGCCGCCGCGCTGCCCGCCCAGCCGCCGCCGACCACGACTACTTTTTTGGCCATTTCCTAGGCCTCCCTTCCGCTAAATCATCCCTACGTGCTTAGCCACGATCTCCATCAGCTTAACCTGCGCCCTGACGCCGTAGCGGAACACATCCTTCAGCAAATTGCCCTTGCTGTCGGTGGTCGCAAGATCGGGCGAAATATAGATGTTGCCGTCATAGGCCACCGTCGGGATGACGCCCATCTGGGCCATGCCGGTCTGGAAAATGTTCGTGCCCGAATACATATCCT is a window of Selenomonadales bacterium 4137-cl DNA encoding:
- a CDS encoding FAD-dependent oxidoreductase, with the protein product MAKKVVVVGGGWAGSAAALAARKAGCEVELFERADMLLGTGLVGGIMRNNGRFTATEEMLAMGGGDLFTVADENARHKNIEFPGHKHATLYDVALIEPAVRKALEKAGVKLHMHCRIKDIEKDGNRITKVVGEGHHGEPDVTATGDVFVDAAGTAGPQGNCMKYGNGCAMCVYRCPTFGPRFSIAAKAGVPEIMGQKADGTLGAMSGSCKLHKESLSHKITEELNRTGVVVVPIPDHLRKSMESLGQKACQQYALKEFAENVILLDTGHAKLMSAYYPLDILRQIPGFESARFEDPYSGGIGNSMRYLGMLPRDDTLKVEGLDNVFCGGEKAGLLVGHTEAIITGTLAGHNAARAAFGQEPVKLSESLACGDAIAHVRASMQTKEGLAKKYTFSGSVYFERMKEKNLYTTDVAAIQKRVADAGMTEFFAKALG